Proteins encoded within one genomic window of Bacillus sp. 1NLA3E:
- the sirA gene encoding sporulation inhibitor of replication protein SirA, which yields MMRSYHVYLIEDEFASHYYGREQMFYQLFLDKERSQGELKSIIEKQIQYITKPIPSLRVHKNINQKLSKNKDFRFENGAYYIERNGLFSAARLEITERFARVDSKGNFDSETIFFEALRQSEPSFLAIDLKHDRYGWLNPIKERKFV from the coding sequence ATGATGAGATCCTATCATGTATATTTAATAGAAGATGAATTTGCCTCCCATTATTATGGAAGAGAACAGATGTTTTATCAGTTATTTCTCGATAAAGAGCGTTCTCAGGGAGAATTAAAATCGATTATTGAGAAACAAATCCAATATATAACAAAACCGATTCCGAGTTTGCGGGTTCATAAGAATATAAATCAGAAGTTAAGTAAAAATAAGGATTTTCGCTTTGAGAACGGAGCATACTATATAGAAAGAAATGGTTTATTCAGTGCGGCAAGACTTGAAATAACTGAGCGGTTTGCTAGAGTGGATTCGAAAGGAAACTTTGATTCGGAAACAATCTTTTTTGAAGCGCTTCGTCAGAGCGAGCCTTCTTTTCTGGCAATTGACCTAAAGCATGATCGGTATGGCTGGCTTAATCCAATTAAAGAAAGAAAATTTGTCTAA
- a CDS encoding YneF family protein yields the protein MWQLILVGILALVAGVALGFFIARKYMMSYLKKNPPINEQMLKMMMMQMGMKPSQKKINQMMNAMNKQSK from the coding sequence ATGTGGCAACTTATTCTAGTTGGTATACTAGCACTAGTCGCTGGTGTAGCTCTAGGATTTTTCATTGCTCGGAAATATATGATGAGCTATTTAAAGAAAAATCCGCCAATCAATGAACAAATGTTAAAAATGATGATGATGCAAATGGGCATGAAACCATCGCAAAAGAAAATCAATCAAATGATGAACGCCATGAATAAACAATCAAAATAA
- a CDS encoding coiled-coil domain-containing protein codes for MKKKITALGTIVILGISSIASIPAVKAESNLQSIQGQRSGIQVGITQANAEISQVQNELASLNEQIKRVDQAIQDNNNMIAQTQVKMAASQTEVQQLNDEITVIKDRIEKRNNVLKKRAQSFQESGGQVSYFDVLLGASSFSDFVNRIGAVATIVEADQDLVKQHEADKQEIQDKQAAVEQKLAEYKNMMTEFEGMQAQINEQKSQNDALKADLTAREQQSLSEKSSLQQQDQTLALQQSQLTQPARSQTTSSPVFSPVSVPAGSGSINDVIKAGYRYIGNSVYVFGGGRSASDIANGRFDCSGFVHWAFSQAGVSVGSSTDSLKNEGSSVPASQMRPGDLVFFDTYKQDGHVGIYIGGGKFIGSQSSTGVAIADMSGGYWGQNFNGRVKRIMD; via the coding sequence TTGAAGAAAAAGATAACTGCACTTGGGACTATCGTTATTTTAGGCATCAGTAGTATAGCTTCTATACCAGCAGTAAAGGCTGAATCAAATCTGCAAAGTATTCAAGGACAACGTTCTGGTATTCAAGTAGGAATTACTCAAGCAAATGCAGAAATTTCACAAGTTCAAAATGAACTTGCAAGTTTAAATGAACAAATTAAAAGAGTTGACCAAGCAATTCAAGATAATAATAACATGATAGCTCAAACACAAGTAAAAATGGCTGCATCTCAAACTGAAGTTCAGCAGCTTAATGATGAAATAACTGTTATTAAAGATAGAATTGAAAAACGTAATAATGTATTAAAAAAGCGTGCCCAATCTTTTCAAGAAAGTGGCGGCCAGGTAAGTTATTTTGATGTATTGCTTGGGGCTTCAAGCTTCAGTGACTTCGTTAATCGAATTGGGGCAGTTGCAACAATTGTCGAAGCTGACCAAGATCTAGTAAAACAGCATGAAGCAGATAAACAGGAAATACAAGATAAGCAAGCTGCAGTCGAACAAAAGCTTGCTGAATATAAGAATATGATGACCGAATTTGAGGGTATGCAAGCGCAGATTAACGAACAAAAATCGCAAAATGATGCATTAAAAGCAGATCTTACAGCGAGAGAACAACAAAGTCTGTCTGAAAAATCAAGTCTTCAACAGCAAGATCAAACACTTGCATTACAACAATCACAACTGACACAGCCAGCAAGAAGCCAAACGACTAGTTCACCGGTATTCTCACCTGTTTCAGTTCCAGCGGGAAGTGGTTCAATAAATGATGTCATTAAGGCTGGATATAGATATATTGGAAATTCCGTTTATGTATTCGGTGGGGGAAGATCGGCATCAGATATTGCAAATGGTAGATTTGATTGTTCCGGCTTCGTACACTGGGCATTTTCACAAGCAGGTGTAAGTGTTGGTTCAAGCACAGATTCCCTCAAAAATGAAGGGTCTAGTGTTCCTGCAAGCCAAATGCGTCCTGGTGATCTTGTATTCTTTGATACTTACAAACAAGACGGTCATGTTGGAATTTATATTGGTGGCGGTAAATTTATTGGTTCACAAAGCTCTACTGGCGTAGCCATTGCGGATATGTCTGGCGGATATTGGGGCCAAAATTTTAACGGGCGTGTTAAAAGAATCATGGATTAA